From the genome of Macrobrachium nipponense isolate FS-2020 chromosome 29, ASM1510439v2, whole genome shotgun sequence, one region includes:
- the LOC135206256 gene encoding titin homolog isoform X8 — MVGVTFKQPHPADCRYCTFWSVHRFGVPGTPRTVKTPRTPKTPKGILKCKHFFGSEEKATALQTAGKQHRLTVPGEEHQQDKPDTSRRKSLSRTPSGKVKRRPSHSALSDEVVAQDQKIAGQPLSPTVAQKPPQELSQDSVDQKKDNQAAVGITPDKPQTPILTVSFGDENVIPGDGPKNAEMGDGACSHVEVNGKAKTDSLVQNGQDVVQPTLSVGAPDVPESSAVLGVPESQVVERTPEPQKGVADSPESPQVVVDVPEPQKGVADVPEPQKGVADVPEPQKGVADVPEPQKGVPDIPESQKWVPDVPEPQKVVADVPEPQKGVADVPEPQKGVVDVPEPQKTVADVPEPPKTFLEAPVAAFQTPRLYPEFVPFGVDVQSEAKAEEPKEEEKKEEAAPVAAAPAEKPEEAAPAPAQEEKKEAAPVVEAPKEEAAPVKEDTAPAPSEEPQVQDTAPVEETPEAEAEPLVVIDSAPVVKSEPVQEQLVVIDSAPVVKSEPVQEPLNESEPAPVVESEPSLVEPEPAPVVELEPAPVVELEPAPIVELEPAPVVELEPAPVKSEPVVESESAPVSEPVVELKAEPLVELAPTPLVELEPAPVVELAPIPVAEPEPAPVIESASPVDLSETVPVEAPAAVEPTPVHESAPVLESAACEVEAAPAETKVPAAEPVKEEKKAEVHEAAANPVAKPKTGKQRKGKKTEAEEKKVEE, encoded by the exons ATGGTTGGGGTTACTTTCAAACAACCGCATCCAGCGGACTGTCGGTACTGCACTTTCTGGTCCGTTCATCGGTTTGGCGTTCCAGGTACCCCGCGGACCGTCAAGACTCCTCGGACGCCGAAGACTCCAAAGGGTATACTGAAATGTAAACACTTCTTTGGCAGCGAGGAGAAGGCGACTGCCCTTCAGACAGCTGGGAAGCAGCACAGATTGACTGTTCCTGGAGAGGAACACCAGCAGGATAAACCAGACACGTCTCGTCGAAAGTCCCTTTCCAGGACGCCCTCTGGGAAGGTCAAGAGGCGACCTTCGCATTCAGCCCTGAGCGACGAAGTTGTTGCTCAAGATCAGAAGATCGCCGGCCAGCCCCTTTCCCCCACTGTAGCACAGAAGCCACCACAGGAACTGTCGCAAGATTCAGTTGACCAGAAGAAAGATAACCAGGCTGCAGTTGGGATTACCCCCGATAAACCACAGACCCCAATTCTTACAGTGTCCTTTGGAGACGAAAACGTCATTCCCGGCGATGGCCCAAAAAATGCCGAAATGGGGGATGGAGCTTGTTCTCATGTCGAAGTGAATGGAAAGGCCAAAACAGACTCCCTAGTCCAGAATGGTCAAGACGTCGTCCAGCCTACGCTTTCCGTGGGCGCTCCCGATGTTCCTGAATCAAGTGCAGTTCTAGGTGTCCCCGAATCGCAGGTGGTGGAACGCACCCCTGAACCGCAGAAGGGTGTTGCAGACAGTCCCGAATCTCCGCAGGTCGTCGTAGACGTTCCCGAACCCCAGAAGGGGGTCGCTGATGTTCCCGAACCCCAGAAGGGGGTCGCTGATGTTCCCGAACCCCAGAAGGGGGTCGCTGATGTTCCCGAACCCCAGAAGGGGGTCCCTGACATTCCCGAATCCCAAAAGTGGGTCCCTGACGTTCCCGAACCCCAGAAGGTGGTCGCTGACGTTCCCGAACCCCAGAAAGGGGTCGCTGATGTTCCCGAACCGCAGAAGGGGGTCGTAGACGTTCCCGAACCACAGAAGACTGTTGCAGACGTTCCCGAACCGCCTAAAACCTTCCTAGAAGCCCCAGTGGCAGCCTTTCAAACTCCCAGGCTTTACCCAGAATTCGTTCCATTTGGAGTTGACGTCCAATCAGAA GCCAAGGCTGAGGAAccaaaggaagaggaaaagaaagaggaggCTGCCCCCGTTGCTGCCGCCCCAGCAGAAAAGCCCGAGGAAGCTGCTCCCGCCCCAGcccaggaggagaagaaggaagctGCCCCTGTAGTGGAAGCCCCCAAAGAAGAGGCAGCGCCTGTTAAGGAG GATACAGCTCCAGCACCCTCTGAGGAACCCCAAGTCCAAGATACTGCACCTGTAGAAGAAACtccagaagcagaagcagagccACTTGTAGTCATTGATAGTGCCCCAGTTGTTAAATCAGAACCAGTTCAGGAGCAACTTGTAGTCATTGATAGTGCCCCAGTTGTTAAATCAGAACCAGTTCAGGAGCCACTTAATGAATCAGAGCCTGCCCCTGTAGTCGAATCAGAACCATCCTTAGTTGAACCAGAGCCTGCCCCAGTTGTTGAATTAGAGCCTGCCCCAGTTGTTGAATTAGAGCCTGCTCCAATTGTTGAATTAGAGCCTGCCCCAGTTGTTGAATTAGAGCCTGCCCCAGTTAAATCAGAACCAGTTGTTGAGTCAGAGTCCGCCCCAGTATCAGAACCAGTCGTTGAACTGAAGGCAGAACCACTTGTTGAGTTGGCTCCCACCCCATTAGTTGAACTAGAGCCTGCCCCAGTTGTTGAATTGGCCCCCATCCCAGTTGCTGAACCAGAGCCTGCTCCAGTTATTgaatctgcttctccagttgatCTAAGTGAGACAGTGCCTGTTGAAGCACCCGCTGCTGTTGAACCCACACCCGTCCATGAATCCGCGCCTGTTTTAGAATCTGCTGCTTGTGAA GTGGAAGCTGCCCCTGCTGAAACAAAAGTCCCCGCTGCTGAACCtgtgaaggaagaaaagaaggcaGAG GTTCATGAGGCTGCTGCAAATCCTGTAGCTAAACCTAAGACAGGAAAACAGAGGAAGGGGAAG aaaactgaagCTGAGGAGaagaaagttgaagaataa
- the LOC135206256 gene encoding proteoglycan 4-like isoform X9 has translation MVGVTFKQPHPADCRYCTFWSVHRFGVPGTPRTVKTPRTPKTPKGILKCKHFFGSEEKATALQTAGKQHRLTVPGEEHQQDKPDTSRRKSLSRTPSGKVKRRPSHSALSDEVVAQDQKIAGQPLSPTVAQKPPQELSQDSVDQKKDNQAAVGITPDKPQTPILTVSFGDENVIPGDGPKNAEMGDGACSHVEVNGKAKTDSLVQNGQDVVQPTLSVGAPDVPESSAVLGVPESQVVERTPEPQKGVADSPESPQVVVDVPEPQKGVADVPEPQKGVADVPEPQKGVADVPEPQKGVPDIPESQKWVPDVPEPQKVVADVPEPQKGVADVPEPQKGVVDVPEPQKTVADVPEPPKTFLEAPVAAFQTPRLYPEFVPFGVDVQSEAKAEEPKEEEKKEEAAPVAAAPAEKPEEAAPAPAQEEKKEAAPVVEAPKEEAAPVKEDTAPAPSEEPQVQDTAPVEETPEAEAEPLVVIDSAPVVKSEPVQEQLVVIDSAPVVKSEPVQEPLNESEPAPVVESEPSLVEPEPAPVVELEPAPVVELEPAPIVELEPAPVVELEPAPVKSEPVVESESAPVSEPVVELKAEPLVELAPTPLVELEPAPVVELAPIPVAEPEPAPVIESASPVDLSETVPVEAPAAVEPTPVHESAPVLESAACEVEAAPAETKVPAAEPVKEEKKAEKTEAEEKKVEE, from the exons ATGGTTGGGGTTACTTTCAAACAACCGCATCCAGCGGACTGTCGGTACTGCACTTTCTGGTCCGTTCATCGGTTTGGCGTTCCAGGTACCCCGCGGACCGTCAAGACTCCTCGGACGCCGAAGACTCCAAAGGGTATACTGAAATGTAAACACTTCTTTGGCAGCGAGGAGAAGGCGACTGCCCTTCAGACAGCTGGGAAGCAGCACAGATTGACTGTTCCTGGAGAGGAACACCAGCAGGATAAACCAGACACGTCTCGTCGAAAGTCCCTTTCCAGGACGCCCTCTGGGAAGGTCAAGAGGCGACCTTCGCATTCAGCCCTGAGCGACGAAGTTGTTGCTCAAGATCAGAAGATCGCCGGCCAGCCCCTTTCCCCCACTGTAGCACAGAAGCCACCACAGGAACTGTCGCAAGATTCAGTTGACCAGAAGAAAGATAACCAGGCTGCAGTTGGGATTACCCCCGATAAACCACAGACCCCAATTCTTACAGTGTCCTTTGGAGACGAAAACGTCATTCCCGGCGATGGCCCAAAAAATGCCGAAATGGGGGATGGAGCTTGTTCTCATGTCGAAGTGAATGGAAAGGCCAAAACAGACTCCCTAGTCCAGAATGGTCAAGACGTCGTCCAGCCTACGCTTTCCGTGGGCGCTCCCGATGTTCCTGAATCAAGTGCAGTTCTAGGTGTCCCCGAATCGCAGGTGGTGGAACGCACCCCTGAACCGCAGAAGGGTGTTGCAGACAGTCCCGAATCTCCGCAGGTCGTCGTAGACGTTCCCGAACCCCAGAAGGGGGTCGCTGATGTTCCCGAACCCCAGAAGGGGGTCGCTGATGTTCCCGAACCCCAGAAGGGGGTCGCTGATGTTCCCGAACCCCAGAAGGGGGTCCCTGACATTCCCGAATCCCAAAAGTGGGTCCCTGACGTTCCCGAACCCCAGAAGGTGGTCGCTGACGTTCCCGAACCCCAGAAAGGGGTCGCTGATGTTCCCGAACCGCAGAAGGGGGTCGTAGACGTTCCCGAACCACAGAAGACTGTTGCAGACGTTCCCGAACCGCCTAAAACCTTCCTAGAAGCCCCAGTGGCAGCCTTTCAAACTCCCAGGCTTTACCCAGAATTCGTTCCATTTGGAGTTGACGTCCAATCAGAA GCCAAGGCTGAGGAAccaaaggaagaggaaaagaaagaggaggCTGCCCCCGTTGCTGCCGCCCCAGCAGAAAAGCCCGAGGAAGCTGCTCCCGCCCCAGcccaggaggagaagaaggaagctGCCCCTGTAGTGGAAGCCCCCAAAGAAGAGGCAGCGCCTGTTAAGGAG GATACAGCTCCAGCACCCTCTGAGGAACCCCAAGTCCAAGATACTGCACCTGTAGAAGAAACtccagaagcagaagcagagccACTTGTAGTCATTGATAGTGCCCCAGTTGTTAAATCAGAACCAGTTCAGGAGCAACTTGTAGTCATTGATAGTGCCCCAGTTGTTAAATCAGAACCAGTTCAGGAGCCACTTAATGAATCAGAGCCTGCCCCTGTAGTCGAATCAGAACCATCCTTAGTTGAACCAGAGCCTGCCCCAGTTGTTGAATTAGAGCCTGCCCCAGTTGTTGAATTAGAGCCTGCTCCAATTGTTGAATTAGAGCCTGCCCCAGTTGTTGAATTAGAGCCTGCCCCAGTTAAATCAGAACCAGTTGTTGAGTCAGAGTCCGCCCCAGTATCAGAACCAGTCGTTGAACTGAAGGCAGAACCACTTGTTGAGTTGGCTCCCACCCCATTAGTTGAACTAGAGCCTGCCCCAGTTGTTGAATTGGCCCCCATCCCAGTTGCTGAACCAGAGCCTGCTCCAGTTATTgaatctgcttctccagttgatCTAAGTGAGACAGTGCCTGTTGAAGCACCCGCTGCTGTTGAACCCACACCCGTCCATGAATCCGCGCCTGTTTTAGAATCTGCTGCTTGTGAA GTGGAAGCTGCCCCTGCTGAAACAAAAGTCCCCGCTGCTGAACCtgtgaaggaagaaaagaaggcaGAG aaaactgaagCTGAGGAGaagaaagttgaagaataa
- the LOC135206256 gene encoding cell surface glycoprotein 1-like isoform X3, protein MVGVTFKQPHPADCRYCTFWSVHRFGVPGTPRTVKTPRTPKTPKGILKCKHFFGSEEKATALQTAGKQHRLTVPGEEHQQDKPDTSRRKSLSRTPSGKVKRRPSHSALSDEVVAQDQKIAGQPLSPTVAQKPPQELSQDSVDQKKDNQAAVGITPDKPQTPILTVSFGDENVIPGDGPKNAEMGDGACSHVEVNGKAKTDSLVQNGQDVVQPTLSVGAPDVPESSAVLGVPESQVVERTPEPQKGVADSPESPQVVVDVPEPQKGVADVPEPQKGVADVPEPQKGVADVPEPQKGVPDIPESQKWVPDVPEPQKVVADVPEPQKGVADVPEPQKGVVDVPEPQKTVADVPEPPKTFLEAPVAAFQTPRLYPEFVPFGVDVQSEAKAEEPKEEEKKEEAAPVAAAPAEKPEEAAPAPAQEEKKEAAPVVEAPKEEAAPVKEDTAPAPSEEPQVQDTAPVEETPEAEAEPLVVIDSAPVVKSEPVQEQLVVIDSAPVVKSEPVQEPLNESEPAPVVESEPSLVEPEPAPVVELEPAPVVELEPAPIVELEPAPVVELEPAPVKSEPVVESESAPVSEPVVELKAEPLVELAPTPLVELEPAPVVELAPIPVAEPEPAPVIESASPVDLSETVPVEAPAAVEPTPVHESAPVLESAACEEPKEEVPAAEPATEQIEEPKVAAEEVAAAPAEEKKEEKVEAAPAETKVPAAEPVKEEKKAEVEETVATTEAPVVESQPEQGVPEEPAQVQEESSPAVEKAPEPEVTPSVAEAVPEQEAAPVVQEESAAVKEESSTVEESTPVIEISTLANEVSTSVVQESTPAEEPAPVAEESPVQEPAHIEEVTTPTQQSEITPSSELTTEQSADQDTTQQKTEAEEKKVEE, encoded by the exons ATGGTTGGGGTTACTTTCAAACAACCGCATCCAGCGGACTGTCGGTACTGCACTTTCTGGTCCGTTCATCGGTTTGGCGTTCCAGGTACCCCGCGGACCGTCAAGACTCCTCGGACGCCGAAGACTCCAAAGGGTATACTGAAATGTAAACACTTCTTTGGCAGCGAGGAGAAGGCGACTGCCCTTCAGACAGCTGGGAAGCAGCACAGATTGACTGTTCCTGGAGAGGAACACCAGCAGGATAAACCAGACACGTCTCGTCGAAAGTCCCTTTCCAGGACGCCCTCTGGGAAGGTCAAGAGGCGACCTTCGCATTCAGCCCTGAGCGACGAAGTTGTTGCTCAAGATCAGAAGATCGCCGGCCAGCCCCTTTCCCCCACTGTAGCACAGAAGCCACCACAGGAACTGTCGCAAGATTCAGTTGACCAGAAGAAAGATAACCAGGCTGCAGTTGGGATTACCCCCGATAAACCACAGACCCCAATTCTTACAGTGTCCTTTGGAGACGAAAACGTCATTCCCGGCGATGGCCCAAAAAATGCCGAAATGGGGGATGGAGCTTGTTCTCATGTCGAAGTGAATGGAAAGGCCAAAACAGACTCCCTAGTCCAGAATGGTCAAGACGTCGTCCAGCCTACGCTTTCCGTGGGCGCTCCCGATGTTCCTGAATCAAGTGCAGTTCTAGGTGTCCCCGAATCGCAGGTGGTGGAACGCACCCCTGAACCGCAGAAGGGTGTTGCAGACAGTCCCGAATCTCCGCAGGTCGTCGTAGACGTTCCCGAACCCCAGAAGGGGGTCGCTGATGTTCCCGAACCCCAGAAGGGGGTCGCTGATGTTCCCGAACCCCAGAAGGGGGTCGCTGATGTTCCCGAACCCCAGAAGGGGGTCCCTGACATTCCCGAATCCCAAAAGTGGGTCCCTGACGTTCCCGAACCCCAGAAGGTGGTCGCTGACGTTCCCGAACCCCAGAAAGGGGTCGCTGATGTTCCCGAACCGCAGAAGGGGGTCGTAGACGTTCCCGAACCACAGAAGACTGTTGCAGACGTTCCCGAACCGCCTAAAACCTTCCTAGAAGCCCCAGTGGCAGCCTTTCAAACTCCCAGGCTTTACCCAGAATTCGTTCCATTTGGAGTTGACGTCCAATCAGAA GCCAAGGCTGAGGAAccaaaggaagaggaaaagaaagaggaggCTGCCCCCGTTGCTGCCGCCCCAGCAGAAAAGCCCGAGGAAGCTGCTCCCGCCCCAGcccaggaggagaagaaggaagctGCCCCTGTAGTGGAAGCCCCCAAAGAAGAGGCAGCGCCTGTTAAGGAG GATACAGCTCCAGCACCCTCTGAGGAACCCCAAGTCCAAGATACTGCACCTGTAGAAGAAACtccagaagcagaagcagagccACTTGTAGTCATTGATAGTGCCCCAGTTGTTAAATCAGAACCAGTTCAGGAGCAACTTGTAGTCATTGATAGTGCCCCAGTTGTTAAATCAGAACCAGTTCAGGAGCCACTTAATGAATCAGAGCCTGCCCCTGTAGTCGAATCAGAACCATCCTTAGTTGAACCAGAGCCTGCCCCAGTTGTTGAATTAGAGCCTGCCCCAGTTGTTGAATTAGAGCCTGCTCCAATTGTTGAATTAGAGCCTGCCCCAGTTGTTGAATTAGAGCCTGCCCCAGTTAAATCAGAACCAGTTGTTGAGTCAGAGTCCGCCCCAGTATCAGAACCAGTCGTTGAACTGAAGGCAGAACCACTTGTTGAGTTGGCTCCCACCCCATTAGTTGAACTAGAGCCTGCCCCAGTTGTTGAATTGGCCCCCATCCCAGTTGCTGAACCAGAGCCTGCTCCAGTTATTgaatctgcttctccagttgatCTAAGTGAGACAGTGCCTGTTGAAGCACCCGCTGCTGTTGAACCCACACCCGTCCATGAATCCGCGCCTGTTTTAGAATCTGCTGCTTGTGAA GAACCAAAGGAAGAGGTCCCTGCTGCTGAACCTGCCACTGAACAGATAGAG GAACCCAAAGTTGCTGCTGAAGAAGTTGCTGCTGCACCTGctgaagagaagaaagaagagaag GTGGAAGCTGCCCCTGCTGAAACAAAAGTCCCCGCTGCTGAACCtgtgaaggaagaaaagaaggcaGAG GTGGAGGAAACCGTTGCCACTACAGAGGCTCCTGTTGTAGAGTCTCAGCCAGAGCAGGGAGTCCCTGAGGAACCTGCCCAAGTCCAGGAGGAATCCTCCCCTGCAGTAGAGAAGGCCCCTGAACCAGAGGTTACCCCTTCAGTAGCAGAAGCAGTTCCTGAGCAGGAGGCTGCTCCTGTTGTTCAGGAAGAAAGTGCAGCTGTTAAGGAGGAAAGTTCTACAGTTGAGGAAAGTACTCCAGTAATAGAAATAAGCACTCTTGCTAATGAGGTTAGCACTTCTGTAGTACAGGAAAGCACTCCTGCTGAGGAACCTGCCCCTGTTGCGGAGGAAAGCCCTGTTCAGGAGCCTGCTCACATTGAAGAAGTAACCACACCAACACAACAATCCGAAATTACTCCGTCCAGTGAGTTGACAACAGAACAGAGTGCAGATCAGGATACCACACAACAG aaaactgaagCTGAGGAGaagaaagttgaagaataa
- the LOC135206256 gene encoding fibrous sheath CABYR-binding protein-like isoform X10 produces the protein MVGVTFKQPHPADCRYCTFWSVHRFGVPGTPRTVKTPRTPKTPKGILKCKHFFGSEEKATALQTAGKQHRLTVPGEEHQQDKPDTSRRKSLSRTPSGKVKRRPSHSALSDEVVAQDQKIAGQPLSPTVAQKPPQELSQDSVDQKKDNQAAVGITPDKPQTPILTVSFGDENVIPGDGPKNAEMGDGACSHVEVNGKAKTDSLVQNGQDVVQPTLSVGAPDVPESSAVLGVPESQVVERTPEPQKGVADSPESPQVVVDVPEPQKGVADVPEPQKGVADVPEPQKGVADVPEPQKGVPDIPESQKWVPDVPEPQKVVADVPEPQKGVADVPEPQKGVVDVPEPQKTVADVPEPPKTFLEAPVAAFQTPRLYPEFVPFGVDVQSEAKAEEPKEEEKKEEAAPVAAAPAEKPEEAAPAPAQEEKKEAAPVVEAPKEEAAPVKEEPKEEVPAAEPATEQIEEPKVAAEEVAAAPAEEKKEEKVEAAPAETKVPAAEPVKEEKKAEVEETVATTEAPVVESQPEQGVPEEPAQVQEESSPAVEKAPEPEVTPSVAEAVPEQEAAPVVQEESAAVKEESSTVEESTPVIEISTLANEVSTSVVQESTPAEEPAPVAEESPVQEPAHIEEVTTPTQQSEITPSSELTTEQSADQDTTQQVHEAAANPVAKPKTGKQRKGKKTEAEEKKVEE, from the exons ATGGTTGGGGTTACTTTCAAACAACCGCATCCAGCGGACTGTCGGTACTGCACTTTCTGGTCCGTTCATCGGTTTGGCGTTCCAGGTACCCCGCGGACCGTCAAGACTCCTCGGACGCCGAAGACTCCAAAGGGTATACTGAAATGTAAACACTTCTTTGGCAGCGAGGAGAAGGCGACTGCCCTTCAGACAGCTGGGAAGCAGCACAGATTGACTGTTCCTGGAGAGGAACACCAGCAGGATAAACCAGACACGTCTCGTCGAAAGTCCCTTTCCAGGACGCCCTCTGGGAAGGTCAAGAGGCGACCTTCGCATTCAGCCCTGAGCGACGAAGTTGTTGCTCAAGATCAGAAGATCGCCGGCCAGCCCCTTTCCCCCACTGTAGCACAGAAGCCACCACAGGAACTGTCGCAAGATTCAGTTGACCAGAAGAAAGATAACCAGGCTGCAGTTGGGATTACCCCCGATAAACCACAGACCCCAATTCTTACAGTGTCCTTTGGAGACGAAAACGTCATTCCCGGCGATGGCCCAAAAAATGCCGAAATGGGGGATGGAGCTTGTTCTCATGTCGAAGTGAATGGAAAGGCCAAAACAGACTCCCTAGTCCAGAATGGTCAAGACGTCGTCCAGCCTACGCTTTCCGTGGGCGCTCCCGATGTTCCTGAATCAAGTGCAGTTCTAGGTGTCCCCGAATCGCAGGTGGTGGAACGCACCCCTGAACCGCAGAAGGGTGTTGCAGACAGTCCCGAATCTCCGCAGGTCGTCGTAGACGTTCCCGAACCCCAGAAGGGGGTCGCTGATGTTCCCGAACCCCAGAAGGGGGTCGCTGATGTTCCCGAACCCCAGAAGGGGGTCGCTGATGTTCCCGAACCCCAGAAGGGGGTCCCTGACATTCCCGAATCCCAAAAGTGGGTCCCTGACGTTCCCGAACCCCAGAAGGTGGTCGCTGACGTTCCCGAACCCCAGAAAGGGGTCGCTGATGTTCCCGAACCGCAGAAGGGGGTCGTAGACGTTCCCGAACCACAGAAGACTGTTGCAGACGTTCCCGAACCGCCTAAAACCTTCCTAGAAGCCCCAGTGGCAGCCTTTCAAACTCCCAGGCTTTACCCAGAATTCGTTCCATTTGGAGTTGACGTCCAATCAGAA GCCAAGGCTGAGGAAccaaaggaagaggaaaagaaagaggaggCTGCCCCCGTTGCTGCCGCCCCAGCAGAAAAGCCCGAGGAAGCTGCTCCCGCCCCAGcccaggaggagaagaaggaagctGCCCCTGTAGTGGAAGCCCCCAAAGAAGAGGCAGCGCCTGTTAAGGAG GAACCAAAGGAAGAGGTCCCTGCTGCTGAACCTGCCACTGAACAGATAGAG GAACCCAAAGTTGCTGCTGAAGAAGTTGCTGCTGCACCTGctgaagagaagaaagaagagaag GTGGAAGCTGCCCCTGCTGAAACAAAAGTCCCCGCTGCTGAACCtgtgaaggaagaaaagaaggcaGAG GTGGAGGAAACCGTTGCCACTACAGAGGCTCCTGTTGTAGAGTCTCAGCCAGAGCAGGGAGTCCCTGAGGAACCTGCCCAAGTCCAGGAGGAATCCTCCCCTGCAGTAGAGAAGGCCCCTGAACCAGAGGTTACCCCTTCAGTAGCAGAAGCAGTTCCTGAGCAGGAGGCTGCTCCTGTTGTTCAGGAAGAAAGTGCAGCTGTTAAGGAGGAAAGTTCTACAGTTGAGGAAAGTACTCCAGTAATAGAAATAAGCACTCTTGCTAATGAGGTTAGCACTTCTGTAGTACAGGAAAGCACTCCTGCTGAGGAACCTGCCCCTGTTGCGGAGGAAAGCCCTGTTCAGGAGCCTGCTCACATTGAAGAAGTAACCACACCAACACAACAATCCGAAATTACTCCGTCCAGTGAGTTGACAACAGAACAGAGTGCAGATCAGGATACCACACAACAG GTTCATGAGGCTGCTGCAAATCCTGTAGCTAAACCTAAGACAGGAAAACAGAGGAAGGGGAAG aaaactgaagCTGAGGAGaagaaagttgaagaataa